The Candidatus Bipolaricaulota bacterium genome includes a window with the following:
- a CDS encoding ABC transporter permease: MRSMGMKAGFAVLGGALLLFILWPLARTIFSTSPRSLWETILDPQVRGAIGLTFYASAIATAIAILTGVPLAYLLARHDFPGKSLVEGLIDLPIVVPHTAVGIALLMVFGRSGALGKAFAAIGVRFVSSVPGIVIAMLFVSMPFLVNAARDGFAAVDPRLERVARTLGAGPWTAFWKVALPLSRRSILSGTILMWARGLSEFGAVVILAYHPMVAPVLLYERFESYGLNYARPVAVWVILSSLVVFVGLRAVAGRRKK; encoded by the coding sequence ATGCGATCGATGGGGATGAAAGCGGGCTTTGCCGTCCTCGGTGGAGCCCTGCTCCTGTTCATCCTATGGCCGCTTGCCAGGACGATCTTCTCCACCTCTCCCCGCTCCCTATGGGAGACGATACTCGACCCCCAGGTGCGGGGCGCGATCGGGCTGACGTTCTATGCCTCGGCGATCGCCACCGCCATCGCGATCCTGACCGGGGTTCCGCTCGCTTATCTCCTCGCCCGCCATGACTTCCCGGGCAAGAGCCTGGTCGAAGGGCTGATCGATCTTCCGATCGTCGTTCCCCACACCGCGGTCGGAATCGCGCTTCTCATGGTGTTCGGCCGTTCAGGGGCGCTGGGGAAGGCGTTCGCGGCGATCGGAGTGCGGTTCGTATCATCGGTCCCCGGGATCGTGATCGCGATGCTGTTCGTCAGCATGCCGTTCTTGGTGAACGCCGCCCGCGACGGGTTTGCTGCGGTCGACCCGCGGCTGGAGCGGGTGGCGCGCACCCTGGGAGCCGGGCCGTGGACCGCGTTCTGGAAGGTGGCGCTCCCCCTCTCCCGTCGGAGCATCCTCTCCGGGACGATCCTCATGTGGGCACGGGGCCTGAGCGAGTTCGGGGCGGTCGTGATCCTCGCCTACCACCCGATGGTCGCTCCGGTCCTCCTCTACGAGAGGTTCGAGTCGTACGGCCTCAACTACGCCCGGCCGGTGGCGGTGTGGGTGATCCTCTCCTCGCTCGTGGTGTTCGTCGGGCTGCGGGCTGTAGCGGGAAGGAGGAAGAAATGA
- a CDS encoding ABC transporter ATP-binding protein produces the protein MRAGELSVLGLEVKAGEFRLDGIDLSASGGEYLVILGPTGAGKTILLEAIAGIRRVRQGKIILSGEDVTHLPPEKRSIGFVYQDYALFPHLSAFGNIAFGLRLRRVKRPEIDRRVRAMARLIGIEDLLPRAIAGLSGGEKQRVALARALVVSPRALLLDEPLSALDPQHREELQRVLARIHREISPTTVHVTHDFEEAVSLGDRIAVMEGGRIVQAGTVHEIFRRPNSPFVARFVGARNVFAGKVIAGEGGEARFIIDGTAVSVVTDLRGPVHAAVRPEDILISRAPLQSSARNSFRGRITEIVDRGMISYVRVNVPPEFICAVTRQSIAQMDLNAGMEVYISFKASAVHVF, from the coding sequence ATGAGGGCCGGAGAGCTGTCGGTACTGGGTCTCGAGGTTAAGGCGGGCGAGTTCAGGCTCGACGGGATCGATCTCTCCGCCAGCGGCGGTGAGTACCTCGTCATCCTCGGGCCGACCGGAGCGGGGAAGACGATCCTGCTGGAGGCGATCGCCGGGATACGGCGGGTGCGGCAAGGGAAGATCATCCTGTCCGGGGAGGACGTGACGCACCTCCCGCCGGAGAAACGGAGCATCGGGTTCGTGTATCAGGACTACGCCCTGTTTCCACACCTCTCCGCGTTCGGGAACATCGCGTTCGGGCTGCGGCTCCGCCGGGTGAAGAGACCGGAGATCGACCGCCGGGTCAGAGCGATGGCGCGTCTCATCGGGATCGAAGACCTTCTCCCCCGGGCGATCGCCGGGCTCAGCGGCGGGGAGAAACAGCGCGTCGCCCTCGCCCGCGCCCTGGTCGTCTCCCCACGTGCGCTGCTCCTCGACGAACCCCTGTCCGCGCTCGATCCCCAGCACCGCGAGGAGCTGCAGCGGGTGCTCGCCCGGATCCACCGCGAGATCTCTCCGACCACCGTGCACGTGACACACGACTTCGAGGAGGCGGTCTCGCTCGGAGATCGGATCGCGGTCATGGAGGGAGGGAGGATCGTACAAGCGGGGACGGTCCATGAGATCTTCCGGCGGCCCAATTCGCCGTTCGTCGCCCGGTTCGTGGGAGCGCGCAACGTATTCGCCGGGAAAGTAATCGCGGGAGAAGGTGGGGAAGCGAGGTTCATCATCGATGGGACAGCCGTTTCCGTCGTAACTGATCTCAGAGGTCCGGTGCACGCCGCGGTCCGGCCGGAGGACATCCTGATCTCGCGTGCCCCGCTTCAATCGAGCGCGAGAAACTCGTTCCGCGGGCGGATCACCGAGATCGTCGATCGGGGGATGATCTCCTACGTGCGGGTGAATGTGCCGCCGGAATTCATCTGCGCCGTCACCCGCCAGTCGATCGCTCAAATGGACCTGAACGCCGGGATGGAGGTATACATATCGTTCAAGGCGTCGGCGGTGCACGTCTTCTAA
- the wtpA gene encoding tungstate ABC transporter substrate-binding protein WtpA, whose product MKLHTVLLIGALILASFQVSFPQANTGPLVIFHAGSLTVPLNRLMSAFQESHPGVRFAAEGSGSRTVARKVSELGRLADIVMSADYTVIDELLIPEFADWNIEFARNTMVIAYTDRSAYADEIRPDNWYEVLTRPGVIYGHSDPDVDPCGYRTLMVWQLAEKHYQIPGLYQKLVDHCPPGNVRPKSVELIALLQSGDMDYAFEYRSVAVQHGLKFVELPDEIDLSRAEYADFYAEAKVPISGEAPGTTITKIGKPIVYGMTIPKNAPHPALAAEFVAFVIGPPGQRILSELGQPPIVPAVAERGWDKVPPALRALTAPEG is encoded by the coding sequence ATGAAGCTCCACACGGTGCTCCTCATCGGAGCGTTGATTCTCGCGTCGTTTCAGGTCTCGTTCCCTCAGGCAAACACAGGACCGCTCGTCATCTTCCACGCCGGCAGCCTCACCGTTCCGCTTAACCGGCTGATGAGCGCGTTCCAGGAGTCGCATCCCGGGGTTAGATTCGCCGCGGAGGGATCGGGGAGCCGTACCGTCGCCCGCAAGGTGAGCGAATTGGGCCGGCTTGCTGACATCGTCATGTCGGCCGATTACACGGTGATCGACGAGCTGTTGATCCCGGAGTTCGCGGACTGGAACATCGAGTTCGCCCGCAACACCATGGTGATCGCCTACACCGACAGGTCGGCGTACGCCGATGAGATCAGACCGGATAATTGGTACGAGGTTCTCACCCGTCCGGGCGTGATATACGGGCACTCGGATCCCGACGTCGATCCATGCGGCTACCGCACGCTGATGGTCTGGCAGCTCGCGGAGAAACACTATCAGATTCCCGGACTCTATCAGAAGCTGGTTGATCATTGTCCGCCGGGGAACGTGCGCCCAAAATCGGTGGAGCTGATCGCTCTCCTTCAATCCGGGGACATGGACTACGCGTTCGAGTACCGTTCGGTGGCGGTACAACACGGACTTAAGTTCGTAGAACTCCCGGACGAAATAGACCTGAGCCGGGCGGAGTACGCCGACTTCTACGCCGAGGCGAAAGTACCCATCAGCGGAGAGGCACCAGGAACCACGATCACCAAGATCGGCAAGCCAATCGTCTACGGAATGACCATCCCAAAGAACGCCCCGCATCCGGCGTTGGCAGCGGAGTTCGTCGCGTTCGTCATCGGCCCGCCGGGACAAAGGATCCTCTCCGAGCTCGGCCAGCCGCCGATCGTGCCCGCAGTGGCAGAACGCGGATGGGACAAGGTGCCGCCGGCGCTCCGCGCGCTCACCGCGCCGGAGGGATAA